The following are from one region of the Pocillopora verrucosa isolate sample1 chromosome 3, ASM3666991v2, whole genome shotgun sequence genome:
- the LOC136279363 gene encoding trace amine-associated receptor 1-like, with protein MAPNTTNIARYLPASHCVSWFAVFSIVCLAIVILNIITIIIFVKQRQLQRKSTYLIIHLAIVDLLVGAVSGPLWIDFFMSWSCDLWEYDRPDSILLFVLGRATGYHIDKVSLLNLAFISLERTHATFCPFKHRSVKKWVYGVVITVTWLFPVVVMSLVFGLINFNHVSFKITSVLFSYLSILLLVIFACYVSIYIKVRRGRFSQLHGAADLRERKLTSTMFLVTFGSFLTFLPQMVYWGEVAFDFKLQSSLPTNYAFHISMAVYVFFVFNSLINPMIYAIRMPEFRAGILQIIFRKTLRRSNPVNIPL; from the coding sequence ATGGCTCCCAACACAACTAACATTGCTCGTTACCTTCCTGCCTCCCACTGCGTTTCATGGTTTGCTGTGTTCAGCATTGTATGTCTGGCCATAGTCATCCTTaatatcatcaccattattataTTTGTGAAGCAGCGCCAGCTACAGAGGAAGAGTACATACTTGATTATCCATCTGGCCATAGTCGATCTCTTGGTCGGGGCGGTTAGTGGGCCTCTTTGGATTGACTTTTTTATGAGTTGGTCCTGCGATCTGTGGGAGTACGATAGGCCTGATAGCATTTTGTTATTCGTACTAGGGAGGGCTACTGGGTATCATATTGATAAAGTCTCGCTTCTTAACCTcgcttttatttcattagaacgAACACACGCAACATTTTGTCCTTTCAAGCATCGTTCTGtaaagaaatgggtttatggaGTGGTTATAACTGTTACTTGGTTATTCCCTGTAGTCGTGATGTCTTTAGTGTTTGGACTAATAAACTTCAATcacgtcagctttaaaattacTTCGGTCCTCTTCTCATATCTTTCTATCCTTCTTTTAGTTATATTTGCGTGCTACGTTTCCATTTACATCAAAGTTCGTCGTGGTCGTTTTTCTCAACTCCATGGTGCAGCCGAcctgagggaaagaaaactgacaagTACAATGTTTCTTGTCACATTTGGATCGTTCTTAACTTTCCTGCCGCAAATGGTTTACTGGGGTGAAGTGGCGTTTGATTTTAAGCTACAATCCAGCCTTCCCACCAATTACGCTTTTCACATTTCAATGGCGgtgtatgttttttttgtcttcaactCGCTAATAAATCCTATGATTTACGCCATACGGATGCCAGAATTTAGAGCAGGTATATTACAAATAATATTTCGTAAGACTCTACGCCGTTCGAACCCGGTCAACATTCCTCTTTAG